From one Euzebya rosea genomic stretch:
- a CDS encoding extracellular solute-binding protein, translated as MRGRSTSRMPPLAGVAAVLVAATLLTAACGGEDPIEPIVLQVLMADDWADTRPVLDVVRRFEANHPNVTVSLVGRPFSQIDGELAASVASGDPIDVVHSHAFAAAARGQAEPLDDLWAERLDPDDFFPGAMQDVTWGDTVYGVPLDINAMFMVLDAEVVDRAGVPRTPEEVRAFAEAASTDGERALSIGASAWQTYGWIRAFGGEIVEVDRDGTARFTLAREENVRALDFLAGLIHDGLAHGPTTRNVADDQVQLFGLGRTSLLTSGTWDTTTLDTVYPGRAFVTAPMPSDIGDPIGGSAMGGSSLLVGVGSTHRQEAVDFILALTADDAALDLARTEGRLPTQPALLEQAGLDPAVLETVAAQLATATPQLLIAFPEAQDAFADAVDDVLSGRMSAAEALGLAQQLAEQAQVQ; from the coding sequence ATGCGTGGCCGCAGCACGAGCCGGATGCCGCCCCTCGCCGGGGTGGCCGCCGTGCTGGTCGCCGCCACGCTGCTGACCGCCGCCTGCGGTGGCGAGGACCCCATCGAGCCGATCGTCCTGCAGGTCCTGATGGCCGACGACTGGGCCGACACCCGGCCGGTCCTGGACGTGGTCCGCCGGTTCGAGGCGAACCACCCGAACGTGACCGTCAGCCTCGTCGGCCGCCCGTTCAGCCAGATCGACGGTGAGCTCGCCGCGTCCGTGGCCAGCGGTGACCCCATCGACGTCGTGCACAGCCACGCCTTCGCCGCCGCCGCACGCGGACAGGCCGAACCCCTGGACGACCTGTGGGCCGAGCGGCTGGACCCCGACGACTTCTTCCCCGGCGCGATGCAGGACGTCACGTGGGGCGACACCGTCTACGGCGTGCCGCTGGACATCAACGCGATGTTCATGGTGCTCGACGCCGAGGTCGTGGATCGGGCCGGGGTTCCCCGCACACCGGAGGAGGTCCGTGCCTTCGCCGAGGCGGCCTCCACCGATGGGGAACGAGCGCTGTCGATCGGGGCCAGCGCGTGGCAGACCTACGGCTGGATCCGGGCGTTCGGCGGCGAGATCGTCGAGGTCGACCGTGACGGCACGGCGCGGTTCACCCTGGCACGGGAGGAGAACGTCCGGGCCCTGGACTTCCTGGCGGGACTGATCCACGACGGGCTGGCCCACGGACCGACCACCCGGAACGTGGCCGACGATCAGGTGCAGCTGTTCGGGCTCGGCCGGACGTCGCTGCTGACCTCCGGCACGTGGGACACGACCACCCTCGACACCGTCTATCCCGGCCGCGCCTTCGTGACCGCCCCCATGCCCAGCGACATCGGTGACCCGATCGGCGGGTCGGCGATGGGCGGGTCCAGCCTGCTGGTCGGCGTGGGGTCGACCCATCGCCAGGAGGCCGTGGACTTCATCCTCGCCCTGACCGCCGATGACGCCGCCCTGGACCTGGCCCGCACCGAGGGACGGTTGCCCACGCAGCCGGCGCTCCTCGAACAGGCGGGGCTGGACCCGGCCGTGCTGGAGACGGTCGCCGCCCAGCTCGCCACCGCGACGCCCCAGCTGCTGATCGCCTTCCCCGAGGCGCAGGATGCGTTCGCCGACGCCGTCGACGACGTCCTGTCGGGACGCAT
- a CDS encoding ABC transporter permease gives MMARVGRRAGVVAFHLFAVAVLAFVLAPFVISLLVSFNPGRSIGVPTPTTGVTLEWYRVVLGDGLYRQGLTTSLVVGVLVAVASVALALPLIVAMARVPRLRRLSGLVVIPATVPTVVLGMQSLVAFEAAGLRGSLLSIVAAHTMWGLPLALLVLVAAHDRLDSRLVEAARSLGASAWRAGWEVTVPLLGPAIAVGGLLAFVASLNELVMSLFLAGGRVRTLPTVVWPQVRHAVRPDVAAASSLLLLIALVASGVAWLLWRRQRV, from the coding sequence ATGATGGCGCGGGTGGGGCGGCGCGCCGGGGTGGTGGCCTTCCACCTGTTCGCCGTGGCCGTGCTGGCGTTCGTGCTGGCGCCGTTCGTGATCAGCCTGCTGGTGTCGTTCAACCCGGGCCGCTCGATCGGGGTGCCCACCCCGACGACCGGCGTGACGCTGGAGTGGTACCGGGTCGTGCTGGGCGACGGCCTCTACCGGCAGGGCCTGACGACCTCGCTGGTGGTCGGCGTGCTGGTGGCCGTGGCCTCCGTCGCGCTCGCCCTGCCGCTGATCGTCGCCATGGCCCGGGTCCCACGTCTGCGGAGGCTCAGCGGCCTGGTCGTGATCCCCGCCACCGTCCCCACCGTCGTCCTCGGCATGCAGAGCCTCGTGGCGTTCGAGGCGGCCGGGTTGCGCGGCAGCCTGCTCAGCATCGTGGCCGCCCACACGATGTGGGGCCTGCCGTTGGCGCTGCTGGTCCTGGTGGCCGCCCACGACCGGCTGGACTCACGCCTGGTGGAGGCTGCACGGTCGCTCGGCGCATCCGCCTGGCGCGCCGGCTGGGAGGTCACCGTGCCGCTGCTCGGCCCGGCCATTGCCGTCGGCGGCTTGCTGGCGTTCGTGGCCAGCCTCAACGAGCTCGTCATGAGCCTGTTCCTCGCCGGCGGCCGGGTGCGCACGCTGCCCACCGTCGTGTGGCCGCAGGTCCGCCATGCCGTTCGTCCCGACGTGGCCGCCGCGTCCAGCCTGCTGCTGCTGATCGCCCTCGTCGCGTCCGGTGTGGCGTGGCTGCTGTGGCGACGGCAGCGCGTGTGA
- a CDS encoding ABC transporter permease, protein MGRRLAWLHHPGWLAVPAVAFVLAVFVGPFLGVVRVALAGDPPPGTGSFVDLSVLSLDSLRTVASTSLFRSVLGVTVRTAVVITAVCMLIAVPFAAYVHTRGPRLRAALIGAIALPKLVNLLVLLYGVLLVLGRQGVINDVLVGTGIIDRPLQMFGNLFAVVFTEVLVILPYPVLLLVAAFHAADPAQMEAARSLGAGPVRAWVETVLRPAWPAVVGAAIVSAVWGVGAFVGPLVMGNPPYWTVAVEVYDRALVDLAWVEAAGWAVLGVAAFGLVLGLPQLLLRRATTS, encoded by the coding sequence GTGGGTAGGCGGCTGGCCTGGCTGCATCACCCCGGCTGGCTCGCGGTGCCCGCGGTGGCGTTCGTCCTCGCGGTGTTCGTCGGACCGTTCCTCGGCGTGGTCCGGGTGGCCCTGGCCGGTGACCCCCCGCCTGGCACCGGGTCGTTCGTCGACCTGTCGGTCCTCTCCCTCGACAGCCTCCGCACGGTCGCGTCCACGTCGCTGTTCCGCAGCGTGCTGGGCGTCACCGTCCGCACCGCGGTCGTCATCACGGCCGTGTGCATGCTGATCGCCGTGCCGTTCGCTGCCTACGTGCACACCCGCGGCCCCCGGCTCCGGGCGGCGCTGATCGGCGCCATCGCCCTGCCCAAGCTGGTCAACCTGCTGGTGCTGCTGTACGGGGTGCTGCTGGTCCTCGGACGGCAGGGGGTCATCAACGACGTGCTGGTCGGCACCGGCATCATCGATCGGCCCCTGCAGATGTTCGGCAACCTCTTCGCGGTGGTGTTCACCGAGGTCCTGGTCATCCTCCCCTATCCGGTCCTGCTGCTGGTCGCGGCGTTCCACGCGGCCGACCCGGCGCAGATGGAGGCAGCCCGTTCGCTCGGCGCGGGGCCGGTCCGGGCCTGGGTCGAAACGGTCCTGCGACCGGCATGGCCGGCCGTCGTGGGTGCGGCCATCGTGTCGGCCGTCTGGGGTGTCGGCGCGTTCGTCGGCCCGCTCGTGATGGGCAACCCGCCCTACTGGACGGTCGCCGTGGAGGTGTACGACCGCGCGCTGGTCGACCTCGCCTGGGTCGAGGCCGCCGGCTGGGCCGTGCTCGGCGTGGCCGCCTTCGGCCTGGTCCTCGGCCTGCCCCAGCTCCTCCTCCGCCGGGCGACGACGTCGTGA
- a CDS encoding ABC transporter ATP-binding protein, producing the protein MSDALELRGLHRRYGDVRAVDGVDLAVADGERFALLGPSGSGKTTILRLVAGFERPDEGRVVLAGQDVVGLPPERRSVGVVFQDYALFPHRTVSQNIAFGLRMRKVDRETRRARVAELLKLVGLTREADRRPDQLSGGQRQRVALARALAPNPSLLLLDEPLANLDRRLRESLRDELVTITDAVGITTVLVTHDQEEALSFADRIGVLSDGRLVQVGTPAEVWRSPVSTVVATFLGDMNLLPARVVDGGVVVTGLPTPVAVRGGVPTGPSGGVPDSGVPDGGVLACVRPEALDVLADPDGPGTVVAVAYAGGSTTHRIDVDGTRLTVRTAQPDGLPVLAVGDRVAVRVLVDAVRLLPADGSTRG; encoded by the coding sequence ATGTCCGACGCGCTGGAGCTCCGCGGTCTGCACCGCCGGTACGGCGACGTGCGGGCGGTCGACGGGGTCGACCTCGCCGTGGCCGACGGCGAACGGTTCGCGCTGCTGGGGCCGTCCGGGTCGGGCAAGACCACCATCCTCCGGCTGGTCGCCGGGTTCGAACGACCCGACGAGGGACGGGTCGTGCTGGCCGGACAGGACGTGGTAGGCCTGCCGCCGGAGCGCCGCAGCGTCGGCGTGGTCTTCCAGGACTACGCGTTGTTCCCCCACCGGACGGTCTCCCAGAACATCGCGTTCGGCCTCCGCATGCGGAAGGTCGACCGCGAGACCCGTCGGGCCCGGGTGGCCGAGCTGCTAAAGCTCGTCGGCCTGACCCGCGAGGCCGACCGCCGGCCCGACCAGCTGTCGGGCGGCCAGCGCCAGCGGGTGGCGCTGGCCCGTGCCCTGGCGCCCAATCCCTCCCTGCTGCTGCTCGACGAACCGCTGGCCAACCTCGACCGCCGACTGCGCGAGAGCCTGCGCGACGAGCTGGTCACCATCACCGACGCCGTCGGGATCACCACCGTGCTGGTCACCCACGACCAGGAGGAGGCGTTGTCCTTCGCCGACCGCATCGGCGTGCTCAGCGACGGCCGTCTGGTGCAGGTCGGCACCCCCGCCGAGGTGTGGCGCAGCCCGGTGAGCACCGTCGTGGCGACGTTCCTCGGCGACATGAACCTGCTGCCTGCCCGGGTCGTCGACGGGGGTGTGGTGGTGACGGGCCTGCCGACCCCGGTTGCCGTCCGCGGTGGAGTACCGACTGGACCGAGCGGTGGTGTGCCCGACAGCGGTGTGCCCGACGGCGGCGTGCTGGCCTGCGTGCGGCCGGAGGCCCTCGACGTACTGGCCGACCCCGACGGGCCGGGCACGGTCGTGGCGGTGGCCTACGCCGGAGGCTCCACGACCCACCGGATCGACGTGGACGGCACGCGGTTGACGGTCCGGACCGCCCAGCCCGACGGGCTGCCGGTGCTGGCGGTCGGCGACCGGGTGGCGGTGCGGGTGCTGGTCGACGCGGTCCGCCTGCTGCCGGCGGACGGGTCGACCCGTGGGTAG